Within Helicobacter pylori NQ4053, the genomic segment AATTTTTAAAAGAAATAGAAAAAATGCGATCTTTTTTGATTCTTCTATGCGTGAAAGGCTGAGCCAATTAAAAGCAAGGCAGCAAAAACAAGAAATGCCCGCCAACCTATCCGTTATCCATGCTTTACGCACCACACAAGAGGGGTTTGAAGATGATGGAGTTATGCGTAATTATGATCTTTTAGAAAGCCAGTTTAAAGAAAATCTTACCGAAGAAGATAGAGAGCTTTTAAAATCGCCTAATCCAAATTTAGAAAAGTTACAAGATCTTAAAATAAGATTGTTAGAAAAGAATGCCCCTAAAAGAGAATATGAAATTCCTAAACCCAACGAAGAAGTAATGTCCTTAGCTAATGACTTGCTAAAAATTCTTTCTTCTCAAAGCCCTAATGACAAACGCATCA encodes:
- a CDS encoding AAA domain-containing protein; protein product: MPANLSVIHALRTTQEGFEDDGVMRNYDLLESQFKENLTEEDRELLKSPNPNLEKLQDLKIRLLEKNAPKREYEIPKPNEEVMSLANDLLKILSSQSPNDKRIRVLLEYLSVLERTPWDLESLLRDYNFVFSSTTGQHNQALERKETPYFDSVIVDEAAKANPLELFMVMALAKERIILVGDDRQLPHYLDDEIGR